Proteins encoded by one window of Clostridium perfringens:
- the cysS gene encoding cysteine--tRNA ligase — MKVYNTLNKKKEEFIPLTPGEVKMYVCGPTVYNFFHIGNGRTFIVFDTIRRYFEYRGFKVDFVQNFTDIDDKMIKKANEEGTTVKKIGDTYIKEYYQDADALNIERATVNPRATEFIGEIIKFVKGLVDKGYAYEVDGDVYFSTKKFEGYGKLSGQNIEDLQSGARISVDERKKDPMDFAIWKAQKPGEPAWNSPWGMGRPGWHIECSCMAKKLLGETIDIHAGGSDLKFPHHENEIAQSEALTGEPFARYWLHSAFVNVNNEKMSKSLNNFFTAREILERYDADVIRFLMLSAHYRQQLNFSEDLLESAKASVERIYNAIGNLENLIDEVSREEMNEEEKAYLESLNKYKEKYIEKMDDDFNTADAITAIFDLIKDTNTNITIDSSKELAQKALELIRELGAPLGMFQKSTKGNLEEEIEALIAKRQQARKDRDFTLADKIRDELKDRGIVLEDTPQGVRWKMI; from the coding sequence ATTAAGGTTTATAATACTTTAAACAAGAAAAAAGAAGAATTCATTCCTTTAACTCCAGGAGAAGTTAAAATGTATGTTTGTGGTCCTACTGTGTACAACTTTTTTCACATAGGAAATGGTAGAACATTTATAGTTTTTGATACTATAAGAAGATATTTTGAATACAGAGGATTCAAAGTTGATTTTGTTCAAAACTTTACAGATATAGATGACAAGATGATAAAAAAGGCTAATGAAGAAGGCACTACTGTAAAGAAGATTGGAGATACTTATATAAAAGAGTATTACCAAGATGCAGATGCATTAAATATAGAAAGAGCTACAGTTAATCCAAGAGCTACAGAATTTATTGGAGAGATAATAAAATTTGTTAAGGGATTAGTTGATAAAGGATATGCTTATGAAGTTGATGGAGATGTTTATTTCTCAACTAAGAAGTTTGAGGGATATGGAAAGTTATCAGGACAGAACATAGAAGATCTTCAATCAGGTGCTAGAATAAGTGTTGATGAAAGAAAAAAAGATCCAATGGACTTTGCTATATGGAAAGCTCAAAAACCAGGTGAACCAGCTTGGAATAGTCCTTGGGGAATGGGAAGACCAGGATGGCATATAGAATGCTCATGCATGGCTAAAAAATTATTAGGTGAAACTATAGATATTCATGCTGGTGGATCAGACTTAAAATTCCCTCACCATGAAAATGAAATAGCACAAAGTGAAGCTTTAACAGGTGAACCTTTTGCAAGATATTGGTTACATTCAGCCTTTGTTAATGTAAACAATGAAAAAATGTCAAAATCATTAAATAATTTCTTTACAGCAAGAGAAATATTAGAAAGATATGATGCTGATGTTATAAGATTTTTAATGTTATCAGCTCATTATAGACAACAACTTAACTTTAGTGAAGACTTATTAGAGTCAGCTAAAGCTTCAGTTGAAAGAATATACAATGCTATAGGAAACTTAGAAAACTTAATAGATGAAGTTTCTAGAGAAGAAATGAATGAGGAAGAAAAAGCTTACTTAGAGTCATTAAACAAATATAAAGAAAAATATATTGAAAAAATGGATGACGATTTTAATACAGCAGATGCTATAACGGCTATATTTGATTTAATAAAAGATACTAATACAAATATAACAATTGACTCATCAAAGGAATTAGCTCAAAAAGCTTTAGAGTTAATAAGAGAATTAGGAGCTCCATTAGGAATGTTCCAAAAATCAACTAAAGGAAATCTAGAAGAAGAGATTGAAGCTTTAATAGCTAAGAGACAACAAGCTAGAAAAGATAGAGATTTTACTTTAGCTGATAAAATAAGAGATGAATTAAAAGATAGAGGAATTGTCTTAGAAGATACACCTCAAGGTGTTAGATGGAAGATGATATAA
- a CDS encoding Mini-ribonuclease 3: MKNLLYREFSESEARMLNPLQLALIGDGVYEVFIRNYILSENAGLSAHKIHVKAIQYVKAKAQSDIINALEDELREDELYIYKRGRNAKSATVPKNANVRDYRNATGFEALVGYLYLTGKEERLNEFLLKCIEVHV, encoded by the coding sequence TTGAAGAATTTATTATACAGAGAGTTTTCAGAAAGTGAAGCTAGAATGTTAAACCCACTTCAATTAGCTTTAATAGGAGATGGAGTTTACGAAGTTTTTATAAGAAACTATATATTAAGTGAAAATGCAGGTTTATCAGCTCACAAAATACATGTTAAAGCAATACAATATGTAAAAGCTAAGGCACAAAGTGACATAATAAATGCTTTAGAAGATGAGCTAAGGGAAGATGAACTTTATATTTATAAAAGAGGTAGAAATGCTAAGTCAGCAACAGTACCTAAGAATGCAAATGTTAGAGATTATAGAAATGCAACAGGATTTGAGGCTTTAGTAGGTTATTTATATCTTACTGGAAAAGAAGAAAGATTAAATGAGTTCTTATTGAAATGTATAGAAGTTCACGTTTAG
- the thyX gene encoding FAD-dependent thymidylate synthase codes for MLKVKLLQYTPEPEKTIAAAAKLCYSPVGVDDILENLTDEGAEKFLNMLMSYGHMSPIEHVSFTFAVEGVSRSLTHQLVRHRIASYSQQSQRYVKLDQFEYIVPPAIENDEVAKKLFIDQMQGAQKAYDEIVERLKDKYISEGIGEKPAEKKAIEDARYVFPNACETKIVFTMNARSLMNFFHHRCCDRAQWEIRTMAEKMVNEVKKVAPILFKNAGPSCVAGPCPEGKMCCGKLKEMRTLYLGK; via the coding sequence ATGTTAAAAGTTAAATTATTACAATATACACCAGAACCAGAAAAGACCATAGCAGCAGCGGCTAAATTATGCTATAGTCCTGTAGGTGTTGATGATATATTAGAAAATTTAACTGATGAAGGCGCGGAAAAGTTTTTAAATATGCTTATGTCATATGGTCATATGTCACCAATAGAGCATGTTTCATTTACTTTTGCAGTAGAAGGAGTTTCAAGAAGCTTAACTCATCAGTTAGTTAGACATAGAATAGCATCTTACTCACAGCAATCTCAAAGATATGTTAAGTTAGATCAATTTGAATACATAGTACCACCAGCTATAGAAAATGATGAAGTTGCTAAAAAGCTATTTATTGACCAAATGCAAGGTGCACAAAAAGCATATGATGAAATAGTTGAAAGATTAAAAGATAAATATATTAGTGAAGGAATTGGTGAAAAACCAGCTGAGAAAAAAGCTATAGAGGATGCAAGATATGTTTTCCCTAATGCTTGTGAAACAAAAATTGTATTTACTATGAATGCTAGAAGTTTAATGAACTTCTTCCATCATAGATGTTGTGATAGAGCTCAATGGGAAATAAGAACTATGGCAGAAAAAATGGTTAATGAAGTTAAAAAGGTTGCCCCAATATTATTTAAGAATGCAGGTCCAAGTTGTGTAGCAGGTCCATGTCCTGAAGGAAAAATGTGTTGTGGAAAGCTTAAAGAGATGAGAACATTATATCTTGGAAAATAG
- the rlmB gene encoding 23S rRNA (guanosine(2251)-2'-O)-methyltransferase RlmB: MTKSENKYKQLTRKQKYALEREQRAREEKYARNTRTFAEEEVKVREDLVEGRNAVIELLKSDKTIEQIFIANGKMEGSINKILGLAKEKKIVVKEVDRKKLDLMSETKAHQGVIAQITPFKYSTVEDILDLAKSKNEDPFIVILDELEDPHNLGSIVRTAELCGAHGIIIPKRRNVGVTGTVYKASVGAIEHMKIAKVTNINNAIEELKANNLWIYGADIAGEEYSYETNFKGACGIIIGSEGRGMSNLTKKKCDKLVKIPMVGKINSLNASVAGGIMMYEVLKSRIIK; this comes from the coding sequence ATGACAAAGTCAGAAAATAAATATAAACAATTAACTCGTAAGCAAAAGTATGCTTTAGAAAGAGAACAAAGAGCAAGAGAAGAAAAATATGCTAGAAATACTAGAACTTTTGCTGAGGAAGAAGTTAAAGTAAGAGAAGATTTAGTAGAAGGAAGAAACGCTGTTATAGAATTATTAAAGTCAGATAAGACTATAGAGCAAATATTTATAGCTAATGGAAAAATGGAAGGTTCAATAAACAAAATTTTAGGATTAGCTAAAGAAAAGAAAATAGTTGTAAAAGAAGTTGATAGAAAGAAACTTGACTTAATGAGCGAAACTAAAGCTCACCAAGGAGTAATAGCACAAATAACTCCTTTTAAATATAGTACTGTTGAAGATATATTAGATTTAGCTAAAAGTAAAAATGAAGATCCATTCATAGTTATTTTAGATGAATTAGAGGATCCTCATAACTTAGGATCAATAGTAAGAACAGCAGAATTATGTGGTGCACATGGTATCATAATTCCAAAGAGAAGAAATGTTGGAGTAACTGGAACTGTTTATAAAGCTTCTGTAGGAGCTATTGAACATATGAAAATTGCAAAAGTTACTAATATAAATAATGCTATTGAAGAATTAAAGGCTAACAATTTATGGATATATGGAGCTGATATAGCTGGAGAAGAATATAGTTATGAAACAAACTTCAAAGGTGCTTGTGGAATAATAATCGGTAGTGAAGGTAGAGGAATGTCAAACTTAACTAAGAAGAAGTGTGACAAGTTAGTTAAAATTCCAATGGTTGGAAAAATAAATTCTTTAAATGCCTCAGTTGCAGGTGGTATAATGATGTATGAGGTATTAAAATCAAGAATAATAAAGTAG
- a CDS encoding NYN domain-containing protein, with protein MRVIFIDGYNVINSWPNLKKSKNYSYDIARTELTEMLENYAAFNSCKIYLVFDAHKVAGNIESKELSGNIITVFTKEGEIADAYIERMVDELGRKVEIVVVTSDRLEQQTIFQRGAVRMSSIEFYNEVLKVQDNIRKKAEKNKLELGKNFLGDTLEESVLEKLEKMRRG; from the coding sequence ATGAGAGTTATATTTATAGATGGTTATAATGTTATAAATAGTTGGCCTAATCTAAAAAAGTCAAAAAATTATAGCTATGATATAGCAAGAACAGAGCTTACAGAAATGCTTGAAAATTATGCTGCTTTTAACTCTTGTAAAATTTATTTAGTTTTTGATGCTCATAAGGTTGCTGGAAATATTGAAAGCAAAGAGTTATCTGGAAATATAATTACTGTCTTTACAAAAGAAGGCGAAATTGCTGATGCATATATTGAGAGAATGGTAGATGAACTAGGAAGAAAAGTAGAAATTGTTGTTGTAACCTCAGATAGGTTAGAACAACAAACTATTTTCCAAAGAGGGGCCGTGAGAATGTCATCTATTGAATTCTACAATGAAGTGTTAAAAGTTCAGGATAACATTAGAAAAAAGGCAGAAAAAAATAAATTAGAATTAGGTAAAAATTTTTTAGGCGATACTTTAGAAGAAAGTGTATTAGAAAAATTAGAAAAAATGAGAAGAGGGTAA